One window of the Paenibacillus beijingensis genome contains the following:
- a CDS encoding amidase: protein MVRLYALTGAQQAKLVRDREVSPVEIVGQVFDRIHRLNPVLNAFCQLDEEHAMAAAKQAEQQIMNGEEVGPLHGVPFHVKDLVLTKGIRTAFGSKAFENYIPDEDDISVERLKNAGGIVVGKTNVPEFGYRGINKVFGNIRNPWNTELTPGGSSGGSAVAVVTGMGSLTVGSDGGGSIRNPASLTGVYGFKPSFGRVPLYPGCRDPKFPGGSSWETLEVIGPLTRTVEDSALMLSIMSGPSHMDRHSLPGTLDYMKIIQNKDIKDLRIAWSVDAGYATVDPEVRRITLEAVKVFEQLGCHVEETHPGISNPSQYFAGLIARDTDFAGLRKMAQEYGDYMDPNFVNTVNRVWTDDQLTSAAMDRQAINITMRRFMENYDLLIVPALFAPAFKVGTYGPTEIDGRSVPDNHWSSFNCIANITGFPAASLPAGWTNTGLPVGLQLIGGHLADEVVLRASSAFEEARPWLPQLNALVERYDA from the coding sequence ATGGTAAGATTATATGCCCTGACAGGGGCGCAGCAAGCAAAACTGGTACGTGATCGCGAAGTGTCGCCGGTTGAAATCGTCGGGCAGGTGTTCGACCGAATTCATAGACTAAATCCGGTGCTGAACGCTTTCTGTCAGCTGGATGAAGAACATGCAATGGCAGCGGCGAAACAAGCGGAACAGCAAATTATGAACGGCGAAGAAGTCGGGCCGCTTCACGGCGTTCCCTTCCACGTCAAGGACTTGGTGCTGACGAAAGGAATTCGCACCGCTTTCGGTTCAAAGGCATTTGAGAATTACATTCCGGATGAAGATGACATCAGCGTGGAACGTTTGAAGAATGCCGGCGGCATTGTCGTCGGGAAGACAAACGTTCCGGAGTTCGGTTATCGGGGCATTAACAAGGTATTTGGCAATATCCGCAATCCATGGAACACCGAACTGACCCCGGGCGGTTCCAGCGGCGGTTCCGCTGTCGCAGTCGTAACGGGCATGGGCTCGCTGACGGTCGGCAGCGACGGCGGCGGTTCGATCCGCAATCCTGCAAGCTTGACGGGCGTTTACGGGTTTAAGCCATCCTTCGGCCGGGTGCCGCTGTATCCTGGCTGCCGTGATCCGAAATTTCCGGGCGGAAGCAGCTGGGAAACGCTTGAGGTTATCGGGCCGTTGACACGTACTGTGGAAGACAGCGCACTGATGCTGAGCATTATGAGCGGACCGAGCCACATGGACCGGCACAGCCTTCCGGGCACGCTCGACTACATGAAGATCATTCAGAATAAAGACATTAAAGATCTGCGAATCGCATGGAGCGTCGATGCCGGTTATGCGACGGTCGATCCGGAAGTGCGCCGCATTACATTAGAAGCGGTGAAAGTATTTGAACAACTGGGCTGCCATGTTGAAGAGACGCATCCCGGAATCTCCAACCCGTCTCAATACTTCGCCGGATTGATTGCCCGTGATACGGATTTCGCCGGACTGCGGAAGATGGCGCAAGAATATGGCGACTACATGGATCCGAATTTCGTGAATACCGTCAACCGGGTATGGACGGACGATCAGCTCACCTCAGCGGCAATGGACAGACAAGCGATCAACATTACGATGAGAAGATTTATGGAAAATTATGATTTGTTGATTGTTCCTGCACTGTTTGCCCCGGCATTCAAGGTTGGCACTTACGGCCCGACGGAAATCGACGGCAGGAGCGTGCCGGACAACCACTGGTCTTCCTTTAACTGCATCGCCAATATCACCGGCTTCCCGGCAGCTTCTCTTCCTGCAGGGTGGACGAATACCGGACTTCCGGTCGGCTTGCAATTGATCGGCGGACATTTGGCAGACGAAGTTGTCCTGCGTGCTTCCAGCGCCTTCGAAGAGGCTCGTCCGTGGCTGCCGCAATTGAACGCACTGGTTGAACGTTACGACGCTTAA
- a CDS encoding ABC transporter permease, giving the protein MALYILRRLLYMIPVLIGIVFITFFLTRILPGDPALMIAGTEAPDDVLEKIRNDMGLNEPLYLQFIHYVARLFQGDFGFAWHTGHSVLSDFATRLPATIELTLASFIVALVIALPVGIIAATKKESIVDHISRVFSLIGSCVPSFWLALILIYVFYSRLNWFPAPLGRLGNGISPPTSITGLYVVDSLLTWNIPVLGQALAHLALPAIVLSTGMMAIISRMVRSSMLEVISQDFIRTARAKGIYERTVVMKHALVNALLPTLTVIGVQFGLLLGGAVVTETIFSWPGVGSYITESILATDYAPIQAFTLMSALIISFTNLAVDVIYGLIDPRVRYD; this is encoded by the coding sequence ATAGCTCTCTATATACTGCGCAGACTGCTCTATATGATTCCGGTCCTTATCGGAATTGTATTCATCACGTTCTTTCTTACCCGAATCCTTCCGGGGGATCCCGCCTTGATGATCGCCGGTACGGAAGCTCCCGATGATGTTCTGGAGAAGATCCGCAACGATATGGGTTTGAATGAGCCCCTGTATCTGCAATTTATCCATTATGTCGCCCGATTGTTTCAAGGGGACTTCGGTTTTGCCTGGCATACGGGCCACAGCGTGTTGTCCGACTTTGCGACCCGCCTGCCGGCAACCATTGAGCTGACGCTGGCCAGCTTCATCGTTGCGCTTGTTATTGCGCTTCCGGTCGGAATCATTGCGGCAACGAAGAAAGAATCGATCGTCGACCATATTTCTCGGGTGTTCTCTTTGATCGGATCTTGCGTTCCTTCGTTCTGGCTGGCTCTCATTCTGATTTATGTGTTTTACTCCAGATTGAACTGGTTCCCTGCACCTCTGGGGAGATTGGGGAACGGCATCAGTCCACCGACGTCTATAACCGGCTTGTATGTCGTCGACAGCCTGCTCACATGGAACATTCCGGTGCTCGGACAAGCACTCGCCCATCTCGCTCTGCCTGCGATTGTGCTCAGCACCGGGATGATGGCTATTATTTCCCGGATGGTGAGATCGAGCATGCTGGAGGTTATCAGCCAAGATTTCATCCGCACGGCAAGAGCCAAAGGAATTTATGAACGTACGGTTGTGATGAAGCATGCGCTCGTTAACGCACTGCTCCCGACGTTGACCGTTATCGGCGTGCAGTTCGGTCTCTTGCTGGGCGGCGCCGTCGTGACGGAGACGATCTTCTCCTGGCCGGGTGTGGGCAGCTATATTACCGAGTCCATTCTCGCGACGGATTATGCGCCCATCCAGGCATTTACCCTGATGAGCGCCTTGATCATCAGCTTTACGAATTTGGCGGTCGACGTGATTTACGGCTTGATTGACCCACGAGTCCGCTATGATTGA
- a CDS encoding LysR family transcriptional regulator, which translates to MDLMDLHALVTVVREKSISKASQVLHLSQPALTIRIKKLEQELGFVLLERTRSGVKLTKQGASIIHNAAKAIQQMNAMSKFEDNSSLINQIKLLHPELDDIGETFADNGNNLKVGIAVPLGWTLFKPITNRLRSLDPNLKYHMLSDSNEVILQLLQLGDIDLGIVPYFEPKQGLESIPIMRDEMLLLGPKNEDRLDIDNSEGMAALLDKTFFVFYSNQPLRLMINEVMLKLMGNVPKDIRNINDTGIILKMVSDGLGYTICPSSFMYDTMEFFHSLYGPDDLPSLLQHETVPFQIYRLGKDYPSRTIQMIYPASFPYRHLLQVSSDTSQIYGRRD; encoded by the coding sequence ATGGACTTGATGGATTTGCATGCTTTGGTTACGGTCGTCCGAGAGAAAAGTATATCCAAAGCATCACAGGTATTGCATTTATCTCAACCCGCGTTGACCATCCGAATTAAAAAGCTGGAACAAGAGCTTGGATTCGTTTTATTGGAACGAACTCGAAGCGGGGTCAAATTGACCAAGCAAGGCGCTTCGATTATTCATAATGCCGCAAAGGCGATTCAACAAATGAATGCAATGTCGAAATTCGAAGACAACTCCAGCTTGATCAATCAGATCAAATTGCTTCATCCGGAGCTGGATGACATCGGCGAAACGTTCGCCGACAATGGCAACAACCTGAAGGTCGGCATTGCGGTCCCGCTCGGATGGACGTTGTTCAAACCGATTACGAACCGCCTGCGCAGCTTGGATCCGAACCTGAAGTACCACATGCTGTCGGATTCGAACGAAGTGATCCTGCAATTGCTCCAGCTCGGAGACATCGATTTGGGTATCGTTCCCTACTTCGAGCCAAAGCAAGGGCTCGAATCCATCCCGATCATGCGCGACGAGATGCTGCTGCTCGGTCCCAAAAACGAAGACAGGCTGGATATCGACAATTCTGAAGGCATGGCTGCATTGCTCGACAAGACATTCTTCGTCTTCTATTCCAATCAGCCGCTGCGATTGATGATTAATGAAGTGATGTTGAAATTAATGGGGAATGTTCCGAAGGATATTCGCAATATTAACGATACGGGCATCATTCTTAAAATGGTTTCCGACGGGCTGGGCTACACCATCTGTCCGAGCTCATTCATGTACGATACGATGGAATTCTTTCACTCTCTCTATGGGCCGGATGACTTACCGAGCCTATTGCAGCATGAAACGGTTCCATTCCAAATTTATCGTCTGGGCAAGGATTATCCGTCCCGAACGATCCAGATGATCTATCCTGCTTCTTTCCCTTACCGTCATCTCTTGCAAGTCAGTTCCGATACAAGCCAAATATACGGTAGAAGGGATTAA